The following coding sequences lie in one Nitrospirota bacterium genomic window:
- a CDS encoding GAF domain-containing protein, with translation MAEIAENKQHSAKSPEAEVLIRVSQIASSTLELREILDTISHVIVDTLNKDLCSICLLKPEKKVICIESSKGSTKESVVAFCIKDQDGIINKLFKEAQPIAIDDIRKEPDVKAILNPETEDMLSLLAIPIVKDNTVTGILMVQTRQPYVYSDDEINIFIIISHSVSAAIRNAELYRSVKSQLDELKVIHEVGKAITSILNIDELLPYICEEVSKVFNVTGCILRLLEGENLQIKASYGLPDMIKQKMTLRTGEGVAGHVALTGEPLVIDDVSTMPENLHVPEIQATSVLCVPLTIGENVIGTLGLYDKKDEWGITTFTKDDVNTLITFASASSIAIENARLYRAEIEKEKEVTQTKDYLKGLIDNSADAIVTSDLNGVVTSWNKGAEIIYGFKQDEAMNTFLPMIPPFLVEEEKAFMEKIHQKETLRNVETIRQTKNGRLIEVSLTLSPILDPSGNVTGISGISRDISEKKMVEKELIRKNQELSRLFFINSVVRSTLELDKLLKMVLTVVTMGDGLGFNRAILFLVDESRDELYGTMGVGPGGPEEAREIWLSMEGKSLGAIIEDIEKGPIYLDSYLDKLSQNLTIPLDSDCILTRCIQEKRPFNIQNAKLEPLVTPYLIQMTGAAAFGIVPLISRDKVIGVIWVDNLFTGKPIKDEDLQFLMGFSSHIASAIENARLFENVSLARAELKNIFESISDMVYFTDNDYNIKRINQAVVNRIGKPEQEIIGKKCYEIFHGKDKPWDTCPHAKSVSSRKSFVGELEDPYLGATFVVSNSPIFDSAGNFVGTVHLSRDITELRTLRERVAHSERMAALGELAARVAHEIRNPLISVGGFARRLEKKLSGDTQEYAKIIVNEVARLENILKEILGFVKSSRVNKVNVNINELVNSIVDFISPEILEKENIIIKEISEAPIMTAVDPDRIKEALLNIITNASQATDHGTITIKTRQEDKEAIIEMMDDGCGIRVDDLKSIFNPFFTTKPHGTGLGLAVTHKIIQEHNGKIKVESVWGGGTAFKICLPVEEKDDKK, from the coding sequence ATGGCTGAGATAGCGGAAAACAAACAGCACAGCGCAAAGTCCCCTGAGGCGGAGGTCTTGATCAGAGTCTCCCAGATTGCGAGTTCAACTCTTGAACTCAGGGAGATTCTCGACACGATCTCGCATGTCATAGTAGATACCCTCAACAAGGACCTGTGTTCCATCTGTCTTTTAAAACCTGAAAAAAAGGTCATCTGCATTGAATCCTCAAAAGGCAGCACCAAGGAATCCGTTGTCGCCTTCTGCATTAAAGACCAGGACGGCATTATTAATAAGCTGTTTAAAGAGGCGCAGCCGATTGCTATAGACGACATCAGAAAAGAGCCAGATGTAAAGGCGATCCTCAATCCCGAGACAGAAGATATGCTGTCTCTTCTGGCAATCCCGATAGTAAAAGACAACACGGTTACCGGGATCCTCATGGTCCAGACCAGGCAGCCTTATGTTTACAGTGATGATGAAATCAACATTTTCATCATTATCTCTCACAGCGTCAGCGCCGCCATACGGAATGCGGAGCTTTACAGGAGTGTTAAGTCCCAGCTTGATGAGCTAAAAGTAATACACGAAGTCGGCAAGGCAATAACCTCCATCCTGAACATCGATGAACTCCTTCCATATATTTGCGAAGAGGTATCGAAGGTCTTTAATGTGACCGGATGCATTCTCAGGCTCCTTGAGGGAGAAAACCTCCAAATAAAAGCCTCCTACGGACTGCCTGATATGATCAAACAAAAAATGACTCTTCGCACAGGTGAAGGCGTAGCAGGCCATGTCGCGCTTACAGGCGAGCCGCTTGTTATCGACGACGTATCCACTATGCCTGAAAATTTGCACGTGCCCGAGATACAGGCAACCTCCGTGCTCTGCGTACCGCTCACTATCGGCGAGAATGTAATCGGCACCCTTGGGCTCTATGATAAAAAAGACGAGTGGGGAATTACGACATTCACAAAGGATGATGTAAATACACTGATAACATTCGCCTCCGCCTCATCCATTGCCATAGAAAACGCGAGGCTCTACAGGGCCGAGATCGAAAAAGAAAAAGAAGTGACCCAGACAAAAGATTACCTGAAAGGCCTTATTGATAATTCCGCCGACGCTATTGTCACATCGGATTTAAACGGGGTGGTCACCTCGTGGAATAAAGGGGCCGAGATAATTTACGGATTTAAACAGGACGAGGCAATGAACACGTTTCTGCCGATGATCCCGCCGTTTCTTGTAGAGGAAGAAAAGGCGTTTATGGAAAAAATCCATCAGAAAGAGACCTTGAGGAATGTAGAGACAATAAGGCAGACAAAAAACGGCAGGCTTATTGAAGTAAGCCTTACCCTTTCGCCGATACTGGATCCGTCAGGGAATGTTACCGGCATAAGCGGCATATCCAGGGACATCTCCGAAAAGAAGATGGTCGAAAAGGAGCTGATCAGGAAGAACCAGGAGCTGTCCAGGCTGTTCTTCATAAATTCCGTTGTAAGGAGCACGCTTGAATTAGACAAGCTTCTCAAGATGGTGCTTACGGTAGTTACAATGGGCGACGGACTCGGGTTTAACAGGGCCATTCTTTTTCTCGTTGACGAATCCAGGGATGAGCTTTACGGAACAATGGGAGTAGGGCCTGGAGGGCCTGAGGAAGCAAGAGAGATATGGCTTTCCATGGAAGGCAAAAGCCTTGGAGCTATTATAGAGGACATTGAAAAAGGCCCCATATATCTCGACTCATATCTCGATAAACTGAGCCAGAACCTGACCATACCCCTTGACTCGGATTGTATTCTTACCCGCTGCATACAGGAGAAGAGGCCGTTCAATATCCAGAACGCAAAACTGGAACCACTTGTAACGCCATACCTTATCCAGATGACCGGCGCCGCGGCCTTCGGCATCGTGCCTCTTATATCAAGAGACAAGGTAATCGGAGTAATCTGGGTTGATAATCTTTTCACCGGGAAACCCATTAAGGATGAAGACCTGCAGTTCCTGATGGGCTTTTCAAGCCATATTGCCTCAGCCATCGAAAACGCGAGGCTCTTTGAAAACGTGTCACTCGCAAGGGCGGAGCTTAAAAATATCTTCGAATCAATATCCGACATGGTCTATTTTACGGACAACGATTACAACATAAAGCGCATAAACCAGGCGGTGGTCAACAGGATCGGGAAACCGGAACAGGAGATCATAGGGAAGAAATGCTACGAAATATTTCACGGAAAAGACAAACCCTGGGACACCTGCCCTCATGCCAAGTCGGTAAGTTCAAGGAAATCCTTTGTGGGGGAACTGGAAGACCCGTACCTCGGCGCCACATTTGTTGTTTCAAACTCGCCTATCTTTGATTCAGCAGGGAATTTTGTTGGAACGGTCCATCTGTCACGCGATATAACGGAGCTCCGCACTCTGAGAGAGCGGGTGGCCCATTCCGAAAGAATGGCGGCCCTCGGAGAGCTGGCAGCAAGGGTAGCCCATGAGATAAGAAACCCGCTTATCTCCGTTGGCGGTTTTGCCAGAAGGCTGGAGAAAAAACTTTCGGGCGACACACAGGAATACGCAAAGATCATCGTCAATGAAGTAGCCAGGCTCGAAAATATCCTGAAGGAAATTTTAGGTTTTGTAAAGAGCTCAAGGGTAAACAAGGTCAATGTAAATATAAATGAACTTGTAAACAGCATCGTGGATTTTATTTCTCCTGAAATACTCGAAAAAGAAAACATAATAATCAAGGAAATATCAGAGGCCCCGATAATGACCGCCGTGGACCCTGACAGGATAAAGGAGGCCCTCCTGAACATTATTACAAACGCCTCTCAGGCAACAGACCACGGAACGATTACCATAAAAACAAGACAGGAAGATAAAGAGGCAATTATAGAGATGATGGATGACGGCTGCGGCATAAGGGTTGATGACCTTAAAAGTATTTTCAACCCGTTCTTTACGACAAAACCTCACGGGACAGGTCTCGGCCTCGCAGTGACCCACAAGATTATTCAGGAGCATAACGGCAAGATCAAGGTCGAAAGCGTATGGGGCGGCGGCACCGCTTTCAAAATATGTCTGCCGGTTGAAGAAAAAGATGATAAAAAATAA
- a CDS encoding response regulator: protein MRLLVVDDDLNIQRLYKEELEEEGYEVVIASTGKEALEIFAKEKFDVVTLDILMPDIDGISLLRKMKEQRPAIPIIMSTAYDYRDDFAVWASEAYIVKSSDLSELKSTIKKLMTA from the coding sequence ATGAGGCTTCTTGTAGTTGATGACGATTTAAATATACAACGTCTTTATAAGGAAGAGTTGGAGGAAGAAGGATACGAGGTTGTCATTGCAAGCACAGGGAAAGAAGCCCTGGAGATTTTTGCAAAAGAGAAATTCGACGTAGTGACGCTTGATATACTCATGCCCGATATTGACGGGATAAGCCTCCTGCGGAAGATGAAGGAACAGCGCCCGGCCATCCCCATTATAATGTCTACTGCTTATGATTACAGGGACGACTTCGCAGTATGGGCGTCTGAGGCATACATTGTGAAATCATCCGACCTCAGTGAGTTAAAGAGCACTATTAAAAAGCTTATGACCGCGTAA
- a CDS encoding RNA-binding protein, which produces MQENKIYVGNLSYSVTNDQLAKLFADYGEVKQVTIIEGKGFGFVEMSNASEADKAREALNGTDFNGRALKVDKARPPKSTGPRRDFPRRDRDDRRGRF; this is translated from the coding sequence ATGCAGGAGAACAAAATTTATGTAGGAAATCTCAGCTACTCTGTAACCAATGATCAACTGGCAAAGTTATTTGCCGATTACGGAGAGGTTAAACAGGTAACTATAATTGAAGGCAAAGGCTTTGGATTTGTTGAAATGTCAAACGCCTCAGAAGCAGATAAAGCGCGGGAGGCCTTAAACGGGACCGATTTTAACGGAAGGGCCCTGAAGGTTGATAAAGCCCGCCCGCCCAAAAGCACCGGACCAAGGAGAGATTTCCCGAGAAGGGACAGGGATGACAGAAGGGGGAGATTTTAA
- the hypD gene encoding hydrogenase formation protein HypD — MDKTNDIIRLIHSLVPSDKKIRIMNVCGSHEHTIAFSGMRSLLPENLEIIPGPGCPVCVCPESDIINAIYLSKRDDVILVTYGDMLRVPTQKGSIRSEGKNFRMITSPFEALNIARSNPGTKIVFFSIGFETTTAPTAGILEMGVPDNLFILSSHRLTPTIMEILVKDAEIGIDGFIAPGHVSAIVGSNAWNVFSEKYGIPTVVAGFEADNLLLGIVEILRQLKSGKAQTGNVYKGVVKPEGNTQAQRLMEKYFEVADVNWRGIGHIPGSGLELRDEYSSRDARKVFELEEVKEAKIPGCICGTIILGKAYPSACKLFKKVCTPKTPKGPCMVSFEGACNIWYKTSSDTQNIEHR, encoded by the coding sequence ATGGACAAGACAAATGACATAATCAGGCTCATCCACTCTCTCGTCCCTTCCGATAAGAAAATCCGCATTATGAATGTCTGCGGGTCGCATGAGCACACCATCGCCTTTTCAGGGATGAGGAGTTTGCTGCCTGAAAATCTTGAGATCATCCCCGGCCCCGGCTGTCCCGTGTGCGTTTGTCCTGAAAGCGATATTATCAATGCGATATATCTTTCAAAAAGAGACGACGTCATTCTGGTAACTTATGGCGATATGCTGAGGGTGCCGACGCAAAAAGGCTCCATCCGGTCTGAGGGGAAAAACTTCAGGATGATCACCTCTCCTTTTGAGGCATTGAACATTGCGAGATCAAATCCCGGGACGAAGATAGTGTTCTTCTCCATCGGCTTTGAAACCACAACTGCTCCGACTGCGGGTATCCTGGAAATGGGAGTGCCCGATAATTTGTTCATACTGAGTTCGCACAGGCTGACGCCAACGATCATGGAGATACTCGTCAAAGACGCGGAGATCGGCATTGACGGGTTCATTGCTCCCGGACACGTCTCTGCAATCGTTGGCTCGAATGCGTGGAATGTGTTTTCCGAAAAATACGGCATCCCGACTGTTGTAGCGGGCTTTGAGGCGGACAATCTTTTGCTTGGCATTGTGGAAATACTCCGGCAGTTGAAGAGCGGAAAGGCGCAAACAGGAAATGTGTATAAAGGCGTGGTGAAACCGGAAGGCAATACTCAGGCGCAGAGACTTATGGAGAAGTATTTTGAAGTAGCGGATGTAAACTGGAGGGGCATCGGACATATCCCCGGTTCGGGACTCGAATTGAGGGACGAATATTCTTCAAGGGATGCGAGGAAGGTCTTTGAGCTTGAAGAAGTGAAAGAGGCGAAAATCCCCGGCTGCATTTGCGGGACGATAATATTAGGGAAGGCTTATCCCTCTGCCTGCAAACTGTTTAAGAAAGTATGCACTCCGAAAACACCGAAGGGCCCGTGCATGGTCTCTTTTGAAGGGGCGTGCAATATCTGGTACAAGACAAGTTCAGACACACAGAACATAGAACACAGATGA
- the hypE gene encoding hydrogenase expression/formation protein HypE yields MKKIEIGHGSGGRLTRDLIQKTFLKYLSSEELKPLEDAAYINLKHHHVAMTTDSYVVRPLFFPGGNIGKLAVCGTVNDLAVSGAVPRYLSIGFILEEGFPIEHLEEILKGIAESAKQSGVHIVTGDTKVVEKNKCDGMFINTTGIGEIVKPLPLDNVSVGDMVLITGTIGDHGTAIALVRDEFTITANLLSDCAPLNDLLQPLFEIEGLKWMRDPTRGGVATVLAEVSDVTGLGVEIFEENVPVREDVRFISDMLGYDPLYLANEGKAIIIASHESANKILSILKKHPLGQNASVIGHVTSKFKGVRLRTKIGGERLLDMLEEDMLPRIC; encoded by the coding sequence ATGAAAAAAATTGAAATAGGCCACGGCAGCGGCGGCAGGCTCACGCGGGACCTGATACAAAAAACATTTCTGAAATATCTGAGTTCGGAAGAGTTGAAGCCGCTTGAAGACGCCGCGTATATCAACCTTAAACACCATCACGTTGCCATGACCACGGATTCATATGTTGTCCGGCCGCTTTTTTTCCCCGGGGGCAATATAGGCAAACTCGCTGTGTGCGGCACAGTCAATGACCTTGCGGTAAGCGGCGCGGTCCCCAGATATCTTTCCATCGGCTTCATACTGGAAGAAGGGTTCCCCATAGAGCATCTCGAAGAAATTCTTAAGGGCATTGCGGAATCCGCAAAACAATCCGGCGTTCACATAGTCACCGGAGATACCAAGGTTGTTGAGAAAAACAAATGCGACGGCATGTTCATTAATACAACAGGCATCGGCGAGATCGTTAAGCCCCTGCCCCTGGATAATGTGTCAGTGGGAGACATGGTGCTGATAACAGGCACGATCGGAGATCACGGGACAGCTATCGCGCTGGTGCGGGATGAATTCACCATAACGGCGAATCTCTTAAGTGATTGCGCGCCGTTGAATGACCTGCTTCAGCCTCTTTTTGAGATAGAGGGGCTAAAGTGGATGAGAGACCCGACAAGAGGCGGGGTTGCGACAGTGCTTGCCGAAGTCTCCGACGTAACCGGGCTCGGAGTGGAGATCTTTGAAGAGAATGTGCCGGTGAGAGAGGATGTCCGTTTTATTTCCGACATGCTTGGCTACGACCCTCTCTATCTTGCAAATGAAGGCAAGGCGATCATTATCGCGTCGCACGAAAGTGCAAATAAAATTCTAAGCATACTAAAGAAGCATCCCTTAGGGCAAAACGCGTCAGTCATCGGACACGTCACTTCCAAGTTCAAGGGAGTAAGGCTGAGAACAAAGATCGGCGGCGAACGCCTGCTGGATATGCTTGAAGAAGACATGCTGCCGAGGATATGCTGA
- the hypB gene encoding hydrogenase nickel incorporation protein HypB, whose product MCDVCGCGHSHDHSHDTKSPHPPFEKGGRGGILQNKVVDVNQSLLKANEDAAAGNRKHFDEDGIFAINIISSPGSGKTTLLEKTIDALKGEINIGVLEGDIETDLDAERIRKKGVPAVQLTTGGACHLDSILVHKGFHSLEHSLNGKRLDILFIENVGNLVCPSFFDLGEHLRVVLISVPEGHDKPLKYPKAIKTAQLLIISKTDLVQYFDFDMQKIKKDALSLNPSLNILEVSSKTGEGMDEWIKFLIHRLHR is encoded by the coding sequence ATGTGTGACGTGTGCGGATGCGGTCACAGCCATGATCATAGTCATGATACAAAATCCCCCCACCCCCCCTTTGAAAAAGGGGGGCGAGGGGGGATTTTACAAAATAAAGTTGTAGACGTGAACCAGAGCCTTCTCAAAGCAAACGAAGATGCCGCCGCCGGAAACAGGAAGCACTTTGACGAAGACGGGATCTTCGCGATAAATATCATAAGCTCCCCCGGCTCCGGCAAGACCACGCTGCTTGAAAAGACCATTGACGCGCTGAAAGGCGAGATCAATATCGGGGTGCTTGAAGGCGACATCGAGACAGACCTCGATGCCGAGAGGATCAGGAAAAAAGGCGTACCCGCTGTACAGCTTACCACCGGAGGAGCGTGTCATCTGGATTCCATCCTTGTTCACAAAGGGTTCCATTCACTTGAGCATAGTTTAAACGGCAAAAGACTGGATATACTCTTCATAGAAAACGTGGGCAATCTCGTGTGCCCTTCATTCTTTGACCTCGGCGAGCATTTGAGGGTTGTGCTCATATCAGTTCCCGAAGGTCATGACAAGCCGCTGAAATACCCGAAGGCCATCAAGACCGCACAGTTGCTTATCATCTCAAAGACCGATCTCGTGCAATATTTTGATTTTGATATGCAGAAGATAAAAAAAGATGCGCTGTCCCTGAATCCTTCTCTGAATATTCTTGAAGTATCATCAAAGACCGGGGAAGGAATGGATGAGTGGATTAAATTTTTAATCCACAGATTGCACAGATGA
- the hypA gene encoding hydrogenase maturation nickel metallochaperone HypA, translating to MHEVSIAIGMVKELTRIALENNAKKVTGVKLKIGKMSGIVADSLIFAFDAVKLEHPLMSSAAISIEEVPLVYECNTCKKTFETDNLSFQTCPFCGSYSLKLLSGEEMHIENVEIETEEESHV from the coding sequence GTGCACGAAGTATCAATAGCCATCGGGATGGTTAAAGAGCTTACAAGGATAGCACTCGAAAATAATGCAAAGAAGGTCACGGGCGTGAAATTGAAGATCGGGAAGATGTCCGGCATCGTTGCTGATTCGCTGATATTCGCCTTTGACGCTGTCAAGCTTGAGCATCCCCTCATGTCTTCCGCAGCAATTTCCATTGAAGAAGTTCCTTTGGTTTATGAATGCAATACTTGCAAGAAGACTTTTGAGACAGACAATCTTTCCTTTCAAACATGCCCGTTTTGTGGATCATACAGCCTGAAACTTTTGTCTGGAGAAGAGATGCATATTGAAAACGTGGAAATAGAGACCGAGGAGGAATCCCATGTGTGA
- a CDS encoding HypC/HybG/HupF family hydrogenase formation chaperone, protein MCVGVPMQIVEIHYPSGVAEAKGVKREIGLQLLPEDQIKIGDHVIVHVGFAIEKVDKQLADEIWEALDEVLRVMDEEDEGARSINSHRDG, encoded by the coding sequence ATGTGTGTCGGTGTCCCGATGCAGATTGTTGAAATTCATTATCCTTCAGGAGTAGCGGAAGCCAAAGGCGTGAAAAGGGAAATAGGGCTTCAGCTTTTACCGGAGGACCAGATCAAGATCGGCGACCATGTTATTGTGCATGTCGGGTTCGCCATAGAAAAGGTGGACAAACAGCTTGCTGACGAAATATGGGAGGCGCTGGATGAAGTCCTCCGTGTCATGGATGAGGAGGACGAAGGTGCACGAAGTATCAATAGCCATCGGGATGGTTAA
- a CDS encoding DJ-1/PfpI family protein, producing the protein MKPDKKVLLFLPRGFEDIEVAAFTDVLGWTRVLKEVKPVDVVITGFKRTVPSKHNLIIKTHMLLKDVTAKEYDALIIPGGFNDSGWTEVFKEEVLSLIKKVYSSGGIVVCMCVGALPAARSGILKGKKATTYTASKRHDNLQILRDCGAVPVKKRIVVSGRVITNRGPDTSIDVAFKLLEMLNGKADMKKVRKALMFE; encoded by the coding sequence ATGAAACCAGACAAGAAAGTCCTTCTCTTTCTCCCGCGTGGATTTGAAGACATAGAGGTTGCGGCCTTTACTGATGTCCTCGGCTGGACGAGGGTTTTAAAAGAAGTAAAACCCGTTGATGTGGTCATAACCGGTTTTAAACGGACCGTTCCATCCAAACACAATCTCATAATTAAAACCCACATGCTGCTTAAGGATGTAACCGCAAAAGAATATGACGCTCTTATTATTCCGGGCGGATTCAATGACAGCGGATGGACCGAGGTTTTCAAAGAGGAAGTGCTTTCATTGATAAAGAAGGTTTACTCAAGCGGCGGCATTGTTGTTTGTATGTGTGTAGGCGCCCTTCCCGCCGCGAGATCCGGAATTCTCAAAGGCAAGAAGGCCACGACCTACACTGCGAGTAAACGGCATGACAACCTGCAAATCCTCCGGGACTGCGGGGCCGTTCCGGTCAAAAAAAGGATCGTCGTCTCCGGCAGAGTGATCACCAACAGGGGGCCCGACACCTCAATTGATGTCGCATTCAAACTTCTTGAGATGCTGAACGGGAAGGCTGATATGAAGAAAGTCCGAAAGGCGTTGATGTTTGAGTAA
- a CDS encoding DUF1015 domain-containing protein: MNKKTMAEVIPFKGVLYNPQKVDANLTMAPPYDIVTPEFKETLYGKSPHNIIRIDFGKDSDDDNENENRYTRAANFLSDWLDEGVLNRDAEPAFYCYEISYDMNGQTKKARGFLGAVRIEELGTGRIHPHEMTYSKPKSDRLNILKYCQAHTSPIFSLYSSVEKKTSSILENISGEKPFIEAKNGDGFIHRLWRINDTASIDTIKQEMSDKDIFIADGHHRYETSLKFKKEMEEKGLIQTGDEPYNFTLMFLANIEDDGLTLLPTHRIVEVDSNINIKETLRKYFDIQKISEPGLPEQQARQQMFEAMRQKTHSFGMFLTNTNNYYTLSAGGPKIELDMPECLRNLDVTVLHKLVFEKLLKIEHYEYEMDAGVAVERARKGSFEAVFFLNPTAIHDVKEVALAGERMPPKSTYFYPKLLTGMVIYKF; the protein is encoded by the coding sequence TTGAATAAAAAAACTATGGCAGAGGTAATTCCGTTTAAAGGTGTTTTGTATAATCCGCAGAAGGTGGACGCCAATTTAACTATGGCGCCGCCGTATGATATTGTTACGCCTGAATTCAAGGAAACACTTTATGGAAAAAGTCCTCACAATATCATCCGCATTGATTTCGGCAAGGACAGCGATGATGACAATGAAAATGAAAACCGCTACACAAGGGCGGCAAATTTTCTTTCTGACTGGCTTGATGAGGGAGTGTTAAACCGGGACGCGGAGCCGGCATTTTATTGTTATGAAATAAGCTACGATATGAACGGCCAGACAAAAAAGGCACGGGGCTTTCTCGGCGCTGTCAGAATTGAAGAACTTGGGACAGGCAGAATCCACCCGCATGAAATGACTTATTCAAAACCAAAATCCGACAGGCTCAATATCCTTAAATATTGCCAGGCGCACACAAGCCCTATTTTTTCACTTTACAGCAGCGTGGAGAAGAAGACTTCTTCCATCCTCGAAAACATCTCCGGGGAGAAACCTTTTATAGAGGCAAAGAACGGGGACGGTTTCATTCACAGGCTATGGCGGATAAATGACACTGCCTCGATCGATACAATTAAACAAGAAATGTCTGATAAGGACATTTTCATCGCCGACGGACATCACCGTTATGAGACATCTCTCAAGTTCAAGAAAGAGATGGAAGAAAAAGGCCTCATTCAGACGGGAGATGAACCGTATAATTTTACTCTGATGTTTCTTGCCAACATCGAAGACGACGGCCTGACCCTTCTGCCGACACACAGGATCGTTGAGGTGGATTCAAACATCAACATAAAAGAGACCCTCAGGAAATATTTCGACATACAGAAAATAAGCGAGCCCGGCTTACCGGAGCAACAGGCGCGGCAGCAGATGTTTGAGGCCATGCGGCAGAAGACGCATTCCTTCGGGATGTTCCTTACCAACACAAATAACTATTACACGCTTTCGGCCGGCGGCCCAAAAATTGAATTGGACATGCCGGAGTGTTTGCGAAATCTTGATGTGACAGTGCTTCACAAACTGGTATTTGAGAAACTGTTAAAGATAGAGCATTATGAATATGAAATGGACGCCGGGGTAGCTGTGGAAAGGGCCCGGAAGGGTTCGTTCGAGGCGGTCTTTTTCCTGAACCCAACCGCAATTCATGATGTCAAGGAAGTCGCTCTCGCTGGTGAAAGAATGCCGCCGAAATCGACATATTTTTACCCGAAGCTTTTGACCGGGATGGTGATCTATAAGTTTTGA
- a CDS encoding adenine phosphoribosyltransferase, translated as MPIKSKIRTIPDHPKKGIMFRDITTLIKDPVGFRLVIDNFTQRYIKGDINFDLIVGIEARGFIIGGALSYTLGKGFVPVRKVGKLPAEVVRHEYQLEYGTDTIEIHKDAMVKGAKVLIVDDLLATGGTALAAATLIEKLGGVVVEMAFIVNLPDVGGAKKLKEKGYKYYYLTEFEGD; from the coding sequence ATGCCGATCAAATCAAAAATAAGGACCATTCCCGATCACCCCAAGAAAGGGATCATGTTCAGGGACATCACTACCCTTATCAAAGACCCGGTGGGGTTCAGGCTGGTGATCGATAACTTCACGCAGAGATATATAAAGGGCGACATTAATTTCGATCTTATCGTCGGCATAGAGGCAAGGGGTTTTATTATCGGCGGCGCGTTGTCTTATACACTTGGAAAAGGTTTCGTGCCTGTCAGGAAAGTCGGCAAGCTTCCCGCTGAGGTTGTAAGGCACGAGTATCAATTAGAATACGGTACAGATACGATTGAAATACACAAGGACGCGATGGTCAAAGGGGCGAAAGTCCTTATTGTTGACGATCTCCTTGCAACAGGAGGCACTGCATTGGCTGCTGCCACGCTGATCGAAAAACTCGGAGGAGTTGTAGTTGAGATGGCATTTATCGTCAATCTCCCGGACGTCGGCGGGGCGAAAAAATTAAAAGAGAAAGGATACAAATATTACTATCTCACAGAGTTTGAGGGAGATTAG
- the mtnP gene encoding S-methyl-5'-thioadenosine phosphorylase, with translation MIKVGIIGGSGLDDPNILKNAREIEVETPYGSPTSVLTCGSIEGVDAVIIARHGKNHSIYPSKVNFRANIYALKEQGCTHILASTAVGSLRQEIAPGHLVFPSQFIDHTRKRETTFFDEDVVVHTPMAEPFCQDLIDLLSLSANHMGLPFHKNKTVITIEGPRFSTKAESHMFRSWNADVINMSTVPEVVLAREKKMHYAAIAMSTDYDCWHEEEAPVTWEMILDTMKKNASNVIKLFLDVIPKIKEYEDHCI, from the coding sequence ATGATTAAAGTCGGAATTATCGGCGGTTCGGGGCTTGATGACCCCAATATCCTCAAGAACGCAAGGGAGATCGAAGTTGAAACGCCGTACGGCTCGCCGACGTCCGTGCTTACGTGCGGCTCAATTGAAGGGGTGGACGCTGTGATCATCGCACGCCACGGCAAGAACCACTCGATCTATCCGAGCAAGGTAAATTTCAGGGCCAACATTTATGCCCTGAAGGAACAGGGGTGCACGCACATCCTTGCGTCAACTGCTGTAGGCTCGCTGCGGCAGGAGATAGCCCCGGGACATCTGGTGTTCCCCAGCCAGTTCATTGACCACACGAGAAAAAGGGAGACAACATTTTTTGACGAGGACGTTGTCGTGCATACACCGATGGCGGAGCCGTTCTGTCAGGACCTGATTGATCTGCTTTCACTGTCCGCAAATCATATGGGACTGCCTTTTCATAAAAACAAGACCGTCATCACTATCGAAGGCCCCCGTTTCTCCACAAAGGCTGAGAGCCACATGTTCAGGAGCTGGAACGCGGACGTTATTAATATGAGCACGGTCCCCGAAGTTGTTCTCGCCAGGGAGAAGAAAATGCACTACGCCGCGATAGCTATGTCAACGGATTATGACTGCTGGCACGAGGAAGAGGCCCCGGTAACCTGGGAGATGATCCTCGATACAATGAAAAAAAATGCCAGCAATGTCATCAAATTGTTCCTGGACGTGATACCTAAGATAAAAGAATATGAGGACCATTGCATATAA